One Akkermansiaceae bacterium genomic region harbors:
- a CDS encoding LysR family transcriptional regulator — protein MNLSIKQLHYFTHAAKLENISAAAAQLGITQPTLSSALQKIEKDLDTQLFDRAGGHISLNTAGQMLLPRVKQLLTSFLRVAHAAEAIRAMDTDAISMSIPSCPWTHSLRSEISGDPRIKLQLPSHPVTSAGVSLIESDLSILCQYAPRPAGIGYQYTDIIQIPGLCSATATTAPKDPPSFMNLLIPSGTLVYGIKGILQSRQAAEAGMTYRAIQELPCFDHIAATCLGLNDIGIFPGPASMWTRIFGNLLRFQDMEPFKEFSCTISLVSSNNTDPALVEEMASLCRKNMTTFMF, from the coding sequence ATGAACTTATCGATCAAGCAACTCCACTACTTCACCCATGCTGCCAAGCTCGAGAACATATCCGCCGCCGCTGCCCAGCTTGGCATCACACAGCCGACACTCTCGTCGGCTCTGCAAAAAATCGAGAAAGACCTGGACACCCAACTCTTTGATCGAGCCGGTGGACACATCTCCCTGAACACTGCCGGGCAAATGCTCCTGCCACGGGTCAAGCAACTGCTTACCAGCTTCCTCAGGGTGGCACATGCAGCAGAGGCCATCAGGGCAATGGATACAGACGCCATCTCCATGTCCATCCCCTCCTGCCCATGGACACACAGCCTGCGGTCTGAAATAAGCGGGGATCCACGCATCAAGCTGCAGCTACCCAGCCATCCCGTGACAAGTGCAGGAGTCTCATTAATCGAGTCCGACCTCTCCATCCTGTGTCAATATGCCCCCCGCCCTGCTGGCATTGGATACCAATATACCGACATCATTCAAATCCCCGGACTCTGCTCGGCAACCGCAACCACGGCGCCCAAGGATCCCCCCTCATTTATGAATCTACTCATTCCGAGTGGAACCCTCGTCTACGGTATCAAAGGCATCTTGCAGAGCAGACAAGCAGCCGAGGCCGGCATGACCTACCGGGCTATTCAGGAATTGCCGTGCTTCGACCATATCGCAGCCACTTGTCTAGGCTTAAACGATATTGGCATCTTTCCAGGCCCCGCATCGATGTGGACCCGCATATTCGGAAACCTTCTCCGTTTCCAAGATATGGAGCCTTTCAAAGAGTTCTCCTGCACAATCAGCCTGGTCAGCTCTAACAATACCGACCCGGCTCTGGTGGAGGAAATGGCATCACTGTGCCGCAAGAACATGACAACCTTCATGTTCTAG
- a CDS encoding TrkH family potassium uptake protein, with protein sequence MNFRILAKFLGALLLLESVAMAFCGVFAWLDDVPGDVGAMKALFLSAGVVAVGGLLLLVCGIGKIDRIPRREGIVVVGLGWLLCGAVGSLPYLLGEPKLEIADALFESASGFTTTGSTVMSADSSVAGNIESWPRGILMWRSVTQWLGGMGILVLFVAILSYLGMGSKSLFRNESSFQTGEASTARIRDTAMILWKVYVCITVVCVLGLKAMGLTTYNAVSHAFTVVSTGGFSPHNASVGHYMDWGNGWLIELWLSLFMVVCSMSFLVWVVLLRKRWKRLRDEEEGRLFVVLCVVSAVVLAFGIASSQTVDFLTALRHSWFTITSIASTTGFGTVDYTEWPSFGLIMIAGMMLLGGCSGSTAGGLKVSRLIVFLKTARFEIVKAFRPNQVFRMHVNGNALGETERGQTVVFVALYAFIVIVSCFVVALLESANGTDMITSFGCVVATLANIGPGFGDVGPSGNFAHLLPVTKLFLSVLMILGRLELYAILVLFMPSIWRKY encoded by the coding sequence ATGAACTTCCGGATCCTCGCTAAATTCCTTGGTGCCTTGCTTCTGTTGGAGAGTGTGGCGATGGCATTCTGCGGCGTATTCGCCTGGCTGGATGACGTGCCTGGTGACGTCGGTGCCATGAAGGCCTTGTTTTTATCCGCTGGGGTGGTTGCCGTGGGGGGGCTCTTGCTGCTGGTATGTGGTATTGGGAAAATTGACCGTATTCCCAGGCGCGAGGGGATCGTGGTGGTGGGGCTGGGTTGGCTGCTGTGTGGAGCGGTGGGAAGTTTGCCGTATTTGTTAGGTGAGCCCAAGTTGGAGATTGCTGACGCATTGTTTGAATCGGCTTCCGGGTTCACCACCACGGGATCGACAGTGATGAGTGCGGATTCCTCCGTAGCTGGTAATATTGAGTCATGGCCGAGAGGTATCCTGATGTGGCGTTCTGTGACCCAGTGGCTGGGGGGGATGGGTATCCTGGTTCTGTTTGTCGCTATCCTTTCCTACCTCGGGATGGGGTCGAAATCGCTTTTCCGCAACGAGTCCTCATTCCAAACGGGTGAGGCCAGCACAGCCCGCATCCGGGACACCGCCATGATTTTGTGGAAGGTGTATGTCTGTATCACGGTGGTTTGTGTGTTGGGGTTGAAGGCGATGGGACTAACCACGTATAATGCGGTTTCACATGCGTTCACGGTGGTTTCAACCGGTGGTTTCAGTCCCCATAATGCCAGTGTCGGGCACTACATGGATTGGGGCAACGGGTGGTTGATCGAGCTCTGGCTCAGCCTGTTCATGGTGGTGTGCAGCATGAGCTTCCTGGTCTGGGTGGTGTTGTTGAGGAAGCGGTGGAAACGACTGCGCGACGAGGAGGAGGGCCGTTTATTTGTTGTCTTGTGTGTCGTCTCGGCTGTCGTTCTGGCCTTTGGGATCGCAAGCTCGCAGACCGTGGATTTCCTGACCGCGCTGAGACACAGTTGGTTTACCATCACATCCATTGCCTCCACCACTGGGTTTGGCACGGTGGATTACACGGAGTGGCCAAGTTTCGGGCTGATCATGATCGCCGGGATGATGTTGCTCGGTGGCTGCTCGGGCTCGACAGCCGGTGGTCTGAAGGTGAGTCGGCTGATCGTATTCCTCAAAACGGCACGGTTTGAAATCGTCAAGGCGTTCCGACCCAACCAGGTATTCCGGATGCATGTCAACGGCAATGCCCTGGGCGAAACCGAGAGGGGGCAGACCGTGGTATTCGTCGCGCTTTACGCCTTTATCGTGATCGTCTCATGCTTTGTTGTCGCCCTTTTGGAATCGGCCAATGGCACCGACATGATTACCTCGTTTGGCTGCGTGGTGGCGACACTCGCTAATATCGGCCCGGGTTTTGGCGACGTGGGGCCGTCCGGGAACTTCGCCCATTTACTCCCAGTGACCAAGTTGTTCCTGTCGGTCTTGATGATCTTGGGTCGTCTCGAACTCTATGCCATCCTGGTCTTGTTCATGCCCTCGATTTGGAGGAAATACTAA
- the rpmG gene encoding 50S ribosomal protein L33, translating into MARDIIILECTEAKAEGKPTSRYTSTRNKKSLNTPGRLEKIKFNPFLRRRTLHREMR; encoded by the coding sequence ATGGCACGCGACATCATCATCCTCGAATGCACCGAAGCAAAGGCTGAAGGAAAGCCCACTTCACGCTATACTTCCACTCGTAATAAAAAGAGCCTTAACACTCCAGGCCGTCTGGAAAAAATCAAGTTCAACCCGTTTCTTCGTCGCCGTACTCTCCACCGTGAGATGCGCTAG
- a CDS encoding thioredoxin family protein — translation MDWKLPVVAIGSVIAGLSMVSCSLLGGGNKASKDDPYGLGAYQSAGGRVAGMGPATAGVSPGGGASAGAASGSPGKAAGITRDEDIVWAPENPDEAIGGGLEELWKQPENKTWHMSYKEAAQQSRQTGKPLLIWFTDSAQSPLCRRLSDELFSTSDFESWATSTLVRLRVDTTIPPKERNTDLGVRKSRYVEQLKKRYSVHGHPTVVLLLPSGEVHASYRGYKKGDSDYYWARLKQAVVKAEESYGKWREKYEQRGYRLWTSRDGQKTFAKLYRFQPGSVTLIDPDGKRGTTSFKRLSDADQAWILLQKKKYDARKGE, via the coding sequence ATGGATTGGAAACTACCTGTTGTTGCCATCGGTTCCGTCATCGCTGGATTGTCGATGGTATCGTGTTCCTTGTTGGGGGGCGGTAACAAAGCTTCCAAGGACGACCCCTACGGTCTCGGAGCTTACCAGAGTGCGGGAGGACGGGTTGCGGGGATGGGCCCCGCGACGGCCGGGGTATCGCCTGGCGGGGGAGCATCAGCGGGTGCCGCATCGGGCTCCCCGGGCAAGGCGGCGGGTATCACCCGGGATGAGGATATAGTCTGGGCTCCGGAAAACCCGGATGAAGCGATTGGCGGTGGCCTGGAGGAGCTGTGGAAGCAGCCGGAAAACAAAACCTGGCACATGAGCTATAAGGAAGCAGCCCAGCAATCGAGGCAGACGGGTAAACCCCTGCTGATCTGGTTTACTGATTCCGCGCAAAGCCCGCTTTGCCGTCGACTGAGTGATGAGTTGTTCTCGACCTCCGACTTTGAAAGCTGGGCGACCTCGACATTGGTTAGATTGCGGGTGGATACCACCATTCCCCCTAAAGAGCGCAACACCGATCTCGGGGTAAGGAAATCCCGCTATGTGGAGCAGTTGAAAAAACGTTACAGCGTGCATGGCCACCCCACAGTCGTCCTCCTCCTGCCCAGTGGCGAAGTGCATGCCAGCTACCGGGGGTACAAAAAAGGGGATTCGGATTATTACTGGGCACGTTTGAAACAAGCCGTGGTCAAGGCTGAGGAGTCGTATGGAAAATGGCGCGAGAAATACGAACAGCGGGGTTACCGGCTCTGGACCAGCAGGGATGGTCAGAAAACCTTCGCCAAACTTTACCGCTTTCAGCCAGGGAGCGTGACCTTGATCGATCCCGATGGCAAACGTGGCACCACGTCCTTCAAAAGGCTCTCCGATGCGGACCAGGCATGGATTTTGCTCCAGAAAAAGAAATACGACGCCCGCAAGGGCGAGTAA
- the trkA gene encoding Trk system potassium transporter TrkA, translating into MKIIIVGAGEIGRHLAISLSREAHSIVVIENDAQVAAELEQHIDGRVITGSGASASVLLDAGVVECELFLALTSDSTVNLMSASMAKKLDARKVIARVNPALQREEWLFDYRTHFGIDHVFSSERLSAIELSKFVRNPDSLMVEEIARGRIELQQVRVNEGSDAVGKRLVDLKAPERTRVASITRGGEHFVPSAEDALAAGDVVTIFGEPNKLRKLSTRLQKGSGKQEEIRVVIFSGGEYGFSLAQMLESFHCKVRIIEKDRERAEELTGLLADTTVINTDGTVLSELEEEQVGDADFFIATSGSDEDNVMTCLQANNLGTKNCLTLIHRADYANAISASGRHFGVLAAVSPREATRRELERFLTSDRFHTVKKMGAGEVIETEVAKASIAAEHMVSEVAWPEGCVLVALMRGIHASFPGPEDVLHPGDTIYAMVAPKVRSKFLKLVR; encoded by the coding sequence ATGAAAATTATTATTGTAGGAGCTGGAGAAATCGGACGTCATCTGGCGATCTCCCTGTCGCGCGAGGCCCATAGCATCGTGGTCATTGAAAACGATGCCCAGGTCGCCGCCGAACTTGAACAGCATATCGACGGACGGGTTATCACCGGCAGCGGTGCGAGTGCCAGTGTGCTTCTCGATGCCGGAGTGGTGGAGTGCGAGCTGTTCCTTGCATTGACCAGCGACAGTACGGTGAATCTGATGTCGGCGTCGATGGCCAAAAAACTGGATGCCCGGAAAGTGATCGCCCGGGTGAATCCCGCCCTCCAGCGTGAGGAGTGGCTGTTCGACTACCGCACCCATTTTGGCATCGACCACGTGTTCAGCTCCGAGCGGCTCAGTGCTATCGAACTCTCCAAATTTGTAAGAAACCCGGATTCGCTGATGGTGGAGGAAATCGCGCGTGGACGTATAGAACTGCAGCAAGTCCGCGTCAATGAAGGCAGTGATGCCGTTGGTAAACGGCTGGTCGACCTCAAGGCACCCGAACGGACGAGGGTGGCATCGATTACCCGCGGCGGCGAACACTTTGTCCCCTCAGCTGAAGACGCACTGGCGGCGGGTGATGTGGTGACGATTTTCGGGGAGCCCAACAAGTTGCGCAAGTTGTCGACCCGACTGCAAAAGGGAAGCGGCAAGCAAGAGGAGATCCGCGTCGTTATTTTCAGTGGTGGTGAATACGGTTTTTCCCTCGCGCAGATGTTAGAAAGTTTCCACTGTAAAGTGAGGATCATTGAAAAGGACCGTGAGCGTGCGGAAGAGCTTACAGGGCTTTTAGCGGACACCACAGTGATCAACACCGATGGGACGGTGCTTTCGGAGCTGGAGGAAGAGCAGGTAGGCGATGCGGATTTCTTCATTGCCACCAGTGGTAGTGATGAGGATAACGTGATGACCTGCTTGCAGGCGAATAACCTCGGGACCAAAAACTGCCTCACCCTGATCCACCGGGCTGATTATGCGAATGCGATCAGTGCCAGTGGTCGCCACTTTGGCGTCCTCGCTGCGGTGAGTCCCCGGGAGGCTACCCGGCGTGAGCTTGAGCGTTTCCTGACTTCGGACCGGTTCCACACCGTCAAGAAAATGGGTGCCGGCGAGGTGATCGAGACGGAGGTGGCCAAGGCCTCGATCGCTGCGGAACACATGGTGTCCGAGGTCGCCTGGCCGGAGGGCTGTGTGCTGGTTGCCCTCATGCGAGGTATCCACGCGAGTTTTCCAGGGCCGGAAGATGTGCTGCACCCGGGTGACACCATTTATGCGATGGTGGCTCCCAAGGTGCGCAGCAAGTTCCTCAAACTGGTCCGCTGA
- a CDS encoding PEP-CTERM sorting domain-containing protein, whose product MKPKTNRIKQAFLGLTTMTALAGMAGAQTYQPYANGSAADNALSFNNGADATVEAPLSPLGLVLTYNNTPAIGSGGGWDLSAQGSTNLGVGVLVTLPLASTRAKTATGVGDLTFGTASTGLLSDLAGLALPMAWEASLTVPDSETWTAGVADTMTYNFDVQFSNGLLGLGAGVFPDLTLEISDGSGVLYASSDVGALLGITNLVNSSYSGSADFNYNPANGPLEIKWSASQTVSAGLLGNGDDVFRISNTDFTVTPVPEPSSAVLLGVGVVTLLGRRRRK is encoded by the coding sequence ATGAAACCAAAAACTAACAGAATCAAGCAAGCCTTCCTGGGCTTGACGACGATGACCGCCCTAGCGGGCATGGCAGGAGCCCAGACATACCAGCCCTATGCCAATGGATCGGCAGCAGACAACGCATTGAGCTTCAACAATGGAGCCGATGCTACGGTGGAGGCTCCCTTGTCTCCCCTTGGTCTGGTCCTTACATATAACAACACTCCGGCCATCGGCAGTGGTGGTGGATGGGATTTGTCAGCCCAAGGTTCCACGAACTTAGGCGTAGGTGTTTTGGTAACCCTTCCTTTGGCTAGCACAAGAGCAAAGACTGCGACAGGAGTGGGTGATCTCACATTCGGAACCGCATCAACAGGACTGCTGAGTGACCTTGCCGGGCTTGCATTGCCGATGGCATGGGAAGCCAGCCTCACTGTCCCCGATTCTGAAACATGGACCGCCGGTGTCGCAGACACGATGACATATAACTTTGATGTGCAATTCAGCAACGGCTTGCTAGGTCTGGGCGCAGGCGTTTTCCCTGATCTCACCCTTGAGATTTCCGATGGCAGTGGCGTTCTCTACGCATCATCAGATGTGGGTGCTCTGCTTGGGATTACGAACCTGGTGAACTCGTCTTATTCGGGTAGCGCGGACTTCAACTATAATCCGGCGAACGGGCCTCTGGAGATCAAGTGGTCAGCATCCCAGACAGTCAGTGCCGGCCTGCTGGGTAATGGAGATGACGTTTTTAGGATCAGCAATACTGATTTCACGGTAACACCTGTGCCGGAGCCTTCGTCCGCCGTACTCCTTGGAGTGGGTGTGGTCACGTTGCTTGGCCGCCGCCGCCGTAAGTAA
- the trxB gene encoding thioredoxin-disulfide reductase, which produces MENVIIIGTGPAGYTAAIYASRADLNPLVLTGTQPGGQLTTTTEVENFPGFPEGISGPELMVKMQQQAEKFGTRVEFGRVEAVTKNDDGTFTLKVGDKELHTKAVIVCSGASARYLGLPGEEELTKGGHGLTACATCDGAFYRNVPVCVVGGGDSACEEATFLTKFASKVYLIVRRDELRASKIMAQRALNHEKIEVIWNSGIKEYLTNEKGDIRAVRLADTQSGDLSELEVEGVFMAIGHTPNSDFLNGLVETDDNGYILQKHGTRTSVEGIYAAGDISDTEYRQAITAAGQGCAAAIEVERWLAEQE; this is translated from the coding sequence ATGGAAAACGTCATCATCATAGGAACCGGCCCTGCCGGATACACCGCCGCCATCTACGCATCCCGTGCCGATCTTAACCCGCTTGTGCTGACCGGCACCCAACCCGGAGGCCAACTGACCACAACCACTGAAGTGGAAAACTTCCCCGGTTTTCCCGAAGGCATCAGCGGCCCTGAGCTGATGGTGAAAATGCAACAACAAGCCGAGAAATTCGGCACCCGCGTCGAGTTTGGTCGCGTCGAAGCCGTCACCAAAAACGACGACGGCACATTCACCCTCAAAGTGGGCGACAAGGAGCTTCACACCAAGGCGGTGATCGTCTGCTCCGGCGCCTCCGCCCGCTACCTCGGACTACCCGGCGAGGAAGAACTTACCAAGGGGGGGCACGGGTTGACAGCGTGTGCCACCTGTGACGGGGCATTCTACCGCAACGTGCCCGTCTGCGTGGTCGGCGGTGGCGACTCGGCCTGTGAAGAAGCCACCTTTCTCACCAAATTTGCCAGCAAGGTCTACCTGATCGTCCGGCGCGACGAGCTCCGGGCATCCAAGATCATGGCCCAACGTGCCCTGAACCACGAAAAAATCGAAGTCATCTGGAACTCGGGAATCAAGGAGTATCTAACCAACGAAAAGGGCGACATCCGTGCCGTCCGCCTTGCTGACACTCAAAGCGGGGATCTCTCCGAGCTCGAGGTCGAAGGCGTTTTCATGGCGATCGGCCACACCCCCAACAGCGACTTCCTCAATGGATTGGTCGAAACAGACGACAACGGCTACATCCTGCAAAAACACGGCACCCGCACCAGCGTCGAGGGAATTTATGCGGCTGGCGACATCTCGGACACGGAATACCGTCAGGCGATCACCGCCGCCGGCCAGGGCTGCGCCGCAGCCATTGAAGTCGAGCGTTGGCTCGCCGAACAGGAGTAA
- a CDS encoding TraR/DksA family transcriptional regulator, translated as MAAKKKTTKKAAKRVVKKAAKKAVKKSTASKKTAKKTTQKAVPKKAAKKVTKRKVTQKVTKKVTKKAVKKAVKKITKKAVKKTTQKVARKVTKAAPSKKAVKKVVKKPLPRKSVVLKGFAKKQHQRLLDLRDEILDAMYGVTHDTLKNTDSMETGGGGMHTGDAGSDSYDRDFALNLLAKEQDALSEIEQAITRAETGVYGICEMSGNRIPKERLEAIPFARYTVECQAEWEKQIGNNRGNSKPEFGFSNGNMR; from the coding sequence ATGGCCGCTAAAAAGAAAACGACAAAGAAAGCCGCTAAGCGTGTAGTAAAGAAAGCTGCCAAAAAAGCAGTCAAGAAATCTACCGCCAGCAAAAAAACAGCCAAGAAAACCACCCAAAAAGCAGTGCCTAAAAAAGCGGCTAAAAAGGTCACCAAGAGGAAAGTGACCCAAAAAGTCACCAAAAAAGTCACCAAAAAGGCGGTTAAGAAGGCGGTTAAGAAGATCACGAAAAAGGCCGTGAAGAAAACCACCCAAAAGGTGGCCAGAAAAGTCACCAAGGCTGCCCCAAGCAAAAAAGCGGTCAAGAAGGTTGTCAAGAAGCCCCTCCCGCGCAAGTCCGTGGTGCTCAAGGGGTTTGCTAAAAAACAGCACCAGCGCTTGCTGGACCTCCGCGACGAAATCCTCGACGCCATGTATGGTGTCACTCATGACACCTTGAAAAATACCGATAGCATGGAAACCGGTGGCGGGGGAATGCACACCGGTGATGCCGGTAGCGACTCCTACGATCGTGATTTCGCCCTCAACCTGCTGGCCAAGGAGCAAGATGCCCTGAGCGAGATCGAGCAGGCGATCACCCGGGCCGAGACCGGCGTCTACGGAATCTGTGAAATGTCCGGCAACCGCATCCCCAAAGAGCGCCTCGAGGCCATTCCCTTCGCCCGTTACACCGTCGAGTGTCAGGCCGAATGGGAAAAGCAAATCGGCAATAACCGGGGCAACAGCAAACCGGAATTCGGCTTCTCCAATGGCAATATGCGATAA
- a CDS encoding LysR family transcriptional regulator — protein sequence MNLKRLLVLNQADSYTEAAYRLKISEAHLRRNIRSMEDSVGFRLVARKSGGAFRLTDEAKRWLRSFDELRQSLMSLEETIGNAHRAYHKTVIGVNPCLAFSHTLREKFLDPSTRSGSLDPIFKFNLNEQHLLSGACEAFISCLPSTHKQLSSRVLYQEPLVYYQSNGDNAQPSTNGLTVILWSLMTEARALDLLRDTLGFQNKETRFIRAANATEALQFSSQPDAVFPSILLSQGLPPKNVSALPFQKNATTPVYLISRLRPPLKPAVNEFFQISK from the coding sequence GTGAACTTAAAACGCCTCCTTGTTCTCAATCAGGCCGACTCCTATACAGAAGCAGCCTATCGATTAAAAATCAGCGAAGCGCACCTACGGCGTAATATCCGCTCAATGGAGGACAGCGTGGGGTTTAGGCTGGTCGCACGCAAATCAGGAGGGGCTTTCCGCCTCACTGATGAGGCAAAAAGGTGGCTGCGGTCATTCGACGAGCTAAGGCAATCCTTGATGTCTCTGGAGGAAACAATAGGCAACGCGCATCGGGCATACCACAAAACAGTGATAGGAGTTAACCCCTGCCTGGCATTTTCACACACGCTCCGGGAGAAATTCCTCGATCCAAGCACCCGCTCCGGCTCGTTGGATCCGATTTTCAAATTCAACCTCAACGAACAACACCTCCTGTCAGGTGCGTGCGAGGCATTCATAAGCTGCCTCCCCTCTACGCATAAACAGTTGTCGTCACGGGTGCTCTACCAGGAGCCACTGGTTTACTACCAAAGCAATGGCGACAACGCACAGCCGTCGACAAACGGCCTGACCGTCATTCTGTGGTCGTTGATGACAGAGGCACGGGCACTGGATCTGCTTCGGGACACCCTTGGATTCCAGAACAAGGAAACTCGTTTCATCCGCGCTGCCAACGCAACCGAGGCATTGCAATTTTCATCCCAGCCTGATGCGGTCTTCCCTTCCATACTCTTAAGCCAGGGGCTCCCCCCGAAAAACGTGTCAGCACTTCCGTTTCAAAAAAACGCAACGACTCCGGTTTATCTCATCTCCCGACTCCGGCCTCCACTCAAACCCGCGGTCAACGAATTTTTCCAGATATCGAAATAA
- the rpsR gene encoding 30S ribosomal protein S18 — protein sequence MSSISTPKNKERRISFWKANRPMPHRRHDIPAAEVDYKNVELLTKFTTSTGKILPRRVTGVSAKLHRKITREIKRARACNLIG from the coding sequence ATGTCCTCAATATCCACTCCTAAGAACAAAGAGCGCCGCATTTCATTCTGGAAAGCCAACCGCCCGATGCCGCACCGTCGCCACGACATCCCGGCCGCCGAGGTTGACTATAAAAATGTCGAGTTGCTCACGAAGTTCACTACTTCCACGGGTAAGATCCTTCCACGTCGCGTAACTGGTGTTTCCGCCAAGCTTCACCGCAAGATCACCCGTGAGATCAAGCGCGCCCGCGCCTGTAACCTGATCGGGTAA
- a CDS encoding YqgE/AlgH family protein codes for MHDSTDSPIHLEGQLLIADPSLRDGIFNKSVILLAEHHVDDGAYGLILNHPTGQLLGDLLTSPEFADLVHIPVHLGGPVGQEHLTFAAFWTKENQSLKYATRISAADAIRHSHQPGTLVRAFAGYSGWTAGQLENELRRNSWIPTLPTSGILASHHAHDLWADLLRGISPYHRILAEAPDDIYVN; via the coding sequence ATGCATGATTCCACCGATTCCCCCATTCACCTCGAAGGCCAGCTGCTGATCGCCGACCCTTCGTTAAGGGATGGCATTTTCAATAAAAGTGTGATCCTGTTAGCCGAACATCATGTCGATGACGGTGCCTACGGCTTGATCCTGAACCACCCCACGGGACAGCTCCTTGGTGATTTGTTGACATCGCCCGAGTTTGCCGATCTCGTCCATATTCCGGTGCACCTCGGTGGCCCGGTAGGCCAGGAGCATCTTACTTTTGCCGCGTTCTGGACGAAGGAAAACCAGTCGCTCAAATACGCCACCCGGATCTCCGCGGCTGACGCCATCAGACACTCCCACCAGCCAGGCACCCTGGTCCGGGCCTTTGCCGGATATTCAGGATGGACTGCTGGCCAGCTGGAGAACGAATTGAGGAGAAACTCCTGGATTCCAACCCTCCCGACCTCGGGCATCCTGGCCAGTCATCACGCACACGATCTGTGGGCCGACCTATTGCGTGGCATCTCCCCGTATCACCGGATCCTGGCTGAGGCACCCGACGACATTTACGTCAATTAG
- a CDS encoding GTP cyclohydrolase I FolE2: MKELKDTQNEFDDRNIAIDRVGVKSLRFPLQVRNKDGSTQRTVATTALAVDLPHHFKGTHMSRFVEVLNSHGNCLDVREMTAIPNELLGRLDARKAHVEFRFPFFRSKPAPVTGMPGVMDYEVVFEAESDIDGGHDFKLTVIVPVATLCPCSKAISARGAHNQRGTVTYSVRFKKPIWIEDLVDLVEASASCELYSLLKRPDEKAVTERAYDNPVFVEDLVRNIAARSNAQDNIVWYRVEAENYESIHNHNAYAVVESEAVGK, encoded by the coding sequence ATGAAGGAACTTAAGGACACACAGAACGAGTTTGACGACCGGAACATCGCCATCGACCGCGTGGGTGTCAAATCCCTGCGCTTCCCGCTCCAGGTGCGCAACAAGGACGGTAGCACGCAGCGAACCGTCGCGACCACGGCCCTCGCTGTGGATCTGCCCCATCACTTCAAGGGTACCCACATGAGTCGCTTTGTGGAGGTGCTGAACTCCCACGGCAACTGCCTCGACGTCAGGGAAATGACCGCCATCCCGAACGAGCTGCTCGGTCGGCTCGACGCCCGCAAGGCACACGTTGAATTCCGCTTCCCCTTCTTTCGCAGCAAACCCGCACCCGTCACCGGGATGCCCGGTGTCATGGACTACGAGGTGGTTTTTGAAGCCGAATCCGACATCGACGGTGGCCATGATTTCAAACTGACCGTGATTGTTCCGGTAGCCACCCTCTGCCCGTGCTCGAAGGCGATCAGTGCCCGGGGCGCCCATAACCAGCGAGGCACGGTGACTTACTCGGTGCGGTTCAAAAAGCCCATCTGGATCGAGGATCTGGTCGACCTGGTGGAAGCCTCCGCCAGTTGCGAACTCTACAGCCTGCTGAAACGGCCCGATGAAAAAGCGGTGACCGAACGCGCCTACGACAACCCGGTCTTTGTTGAGGACCTTGTCCGCAACATCGCCGCCCGGTCCAACGCCCAGGACAACATCGTCTGGTATCGCGTGGAAGCGGAGAACTACGAGTCGATCCATAACCACAATGCCTACGCAGTGGTGGAAAGTGAAGCGGTGGGCAAGTGA